In the genome of Anaerolineaceae bacterium oral taxon 439, the window AGAGAAGGAAGTTGAATGATGGACGAATTTGTGATTGAGACGAAAAAGCTGACGAAGAAATACGGGCATGAAACCGCGATTCATGACGTCGATCTCCATGTCCGGAAAGGGCGGATTTACGGGCTTCTCGGGCGGAACGGCGCCGGGAAAACGACAATAATGAAGCTGCTGCTTGGGCTGACGGATCCGACCGCCGGAGAGGTGCTGCTCTGGGAAAAGCCGCTGCGGGGGAACGAGAAAAAAGTTCTGCCCCGGATCGGGTCGATGGTTGAGGGCCCGGGTTTTTATCCGAATCTGACCGGGACGGAAAATCTGCGAATTTTCGCGACGCTGCGCGGCGTTCCGACGGCGAACGCGGTCGAAAACGCGCTGAGGCTGGTCGGGCTTCCGTATCGGGATAAAAAGCTGTTTTCGCAATATTCATTAGGAATGAAGCAGCGCCTGGCGATCGCGCTTGCCGTCATGCATGATCCGGAGCTGCTGATATTGGACGAGCCGATCAACGGTCTCGATCCGATCGGAATCGCGGAAGTCCGCGCTTTTATCCGCGAGCTCTGTGATCAGCGCGGAAAGACGGTCCTGATATCCAGTCATATCCTGTCAGAGGTCGCGTTATTGGCGGACGATATCGGGATTATCGATCATGGCGCGCTGTTGGAAGAAGGCAGCCTTGCGGAACTGGAACGGAGAAACAGTCGTTTCGTACAGTTTTCTGTTTCCGACATGGCGCAGGCGGCGCGGATATTGGAGCGAGTTTTTAACGAAACGCGGTTTTCGGTTCAGGACGATTATCGTTTGCGAGTGGACTGTCTCGATTTACCGGTTGGGAAACTCGTTGCCGCTTTTGTGGAAAATGGACTGGAAGTCAATGAAGCGCATACCTGCGAAGAAAGTCTGGAAGACTATTTCAAACGGGTAACGGGAGGAGAAGGCATTGCTTAATCTTGTGCTTTGTGAATTCACAAAATTAAAACGCAAAAAAATTGTTTTACTGATCATACTTTCTGCTTTCCTGTTTCCTGTTCCGCTCACAGCGTTCATGACGCTGCCCTTTCCGATTGAAAGCGAGGCGGCTAATTTCAATGAGTATTTCAGTTATGTGATGGGATATGGCGTAGAGCTACTGCTGCCCTGTGTGATCGGCATTACTGCCGCGAACCTGTTTTTTATGGAACGCGATCATGATACTTTTAAAAATTTGCGGGTGATTCCGGTCACAAGCACACAGATGGTCCTTGCAAAAATTATTGTTTTATTCCTTTTCGGAATATTATTCAGTTTAGCTTCAGCCGTTGCCGCGTTCCTTTGCGGGGGTTTTACACCGGGCGCGGAGGTCACAGGGATATTCTATAAATTGGTATTGGCGTTAGAAATGGGGGCCTTTATTACGGGCGGAACTTTGCCCTTAGTTGTTCTTGTCGTTTTCTTCAGTAAAACCTATATCTTTTCTATTTTGCTCTGCGTATTTTACAGCGTTTTGAGTTTGACGGCGGAAGCCAGTTTCGGCGCGCTGCCCAAATTATTGTGCTGGCTCATGCCAATTCCTCTGACAACGCTTTGGAGCGCGGGAAATATGATTCAACATGGCGTACGCGAAAATATAGAAGCGTTAGAGCGTCTGTTTCCGTCTACAGCTCAGACCGTTGCTATTTTAAGCGTTATGGCATTCCTGTCTGTCATGCTGATCGATTACCTGTATAAAGTGAGGAGAGATGAATAACATGATTCGCATGATTCAGACCGAAATCTGGAAATTAAAAAGGTATCGAATTATCTGGTCCGGGGTTTTCCTCATGCTGCTTTCCGTTCTGCTGACTATTTTTTCTACTACGGCAATGGATGGGACGATCTGGACATTTCCTTTCTTTTCTGAGCAGGTCGTCAAGAACAACGTTACGACGATTTTTCCGATGTGTAT includes:
- a CDS encoding bacitracin ABC transporter ATP-binding protein, whose amino-acid sequence is MDEFVIETKKLTKKYGHETAIHDVDLHVRKGRIYGLLGRNGAGKTTIMKLLLGLTDPTAGEVLLWEKPLRGNEKKVLPRIGSMVEGPGFYPNLTGTENLRIFATLRGVPTANAVENALRLVGLPYRDKKLFSQYSLGMKQRLAIALAVMHDPELLILDEPINGLDPIGIAEVRAFIRELCDQRGKTVLISSHILSEVALLADDIGIIDHGALLEEGSLAELERRNSRFVQFSVSDMAQAARILERVFNETRFSVQDDYRLRVDCLDLPVGKLVAAFVENGLEVNEAHTCEESLEDYFKRVTGGEGIA
- a CDS encoding lantibiotic ABC transporter permease, whose product is MLNLVLCEFTKLKRKKIVLLIILSAFLFPVPLTAFMTLPFPIESEAANFNEYFSYVMGYGVELLLPCVIGITAANLFFMERDHDTFKNLRVIPVTSTQMVLAKIIVLFLFGILFSLASAVAAFLCGGFTPGAEVTGIFYKLVLALEMGAFITGGTLPLVVLVVFFSKTYIFSILLCVFYSVLSLTAEASFGALPKLLCWLMPIPLTTLWSAGNMIQHGVRENIEALERLFPSTAQTVAILSVMAFLSVMLIDYLYKVRRDE